One window from the genome of Dolosigranulum savutiense encodes:
- a CDS encoding metalloregulator ArsR/SmtB family transcription factor, translating into MTKKFNSIERCDCNVIHENIVNQVRDKMPQEESLYDLAELFKVFGDSTRIRILWALHEAEMCVCDIAVLLNMTQSAISHQLRVLKQANLVKNRKEGKVVYYSLVDDHVREIFDQGLIHINEK; encoded by the coding sequence ATGACTAAAAAATTTAATTCAATTGAAAGATGTGACTGCAATGTAATTCATGAGAATATTGTAAATCAAGTTAGAGATAAAATGCCTCAAGAAGAAAGCCTTTATGATCTAGCAGAATTATTTAAAGTATTTGGAGATTCAACACGAATCAGGATATTATGGGCTTTACATGAAGCTGAAATGTGTGTTTGTGATATCGCTGTATTACTTAACATGACACAATCAGCAATTTCCCATCAGCTGAGAGTCTTAAAACAAGCTAATTTAGTGAAAAACAGAAAAGAAGGCAAAGTAGTATATTATTCATTAGTTGATGATCATGTAAGAGAAATATTTGACCAAGGTCTAATTCATATCAACGAGAAGTAG
- a CDS encoding cation transporter, translated as MKKKFILEGLDCANCAAKMEKAINELDGVKEATVNFMTTKLVIDGEDEKMPTIIAEAEKIVKKIEPDTTMKKA; from the coding sequence ATGAAAAAGAAATTTATACTTGAAGGTTTAGATTGTGCAAATTGCGCGGCAAAAATGGAAAAGGCTATTAATGAGCTTGATGGAGTGAAAGAAGCTACTGTTAACTTTATGACCACAAAACTCGTTATTGATGGTGAGGATGAAAAAATGCCAACAATAATAGCAGAGGCCGAAAAAATAGTTAAAAAAATCGAACCCGATACAACTATGAAAAAGGCTTAA
- a CDS encoding heavy metal translocating P-type ATPase has protein sequence MTKRLWRIIIGAAVLATAVLLNLNNEWLQIALFIISYIIVGGDVVKRAVKNIFKGQVFDENFLMSIATIGAFFIGEYPEGVAVMLFYQVGELFQSYAVGKSRKSIASLMDIRPDYANVKKGDELVKVDPDEVQIGDIIVIKAGEKIPLDGKVIEGSSMIDTSALTGESVPREVEVGSDIPSGCININGVITAEVTKEFGESTVSKILDLVENASSKKSNSEQFITKFARYYTPVVVIIAVFLAIIPPLVIDGATFSDWIYRALAFLVVSCPCALVISIPLSFFGGIGGASKKGVLVKGSNYLEALAETEIVVFDKTGTLTKGVFNVQEIHPEGVSKEELLELTAHAESYSNHPISLSLKRAYSKEINNGRISDVEEISGHGVIATVDGKKVMAGNIKLMKMMDIPYFKRELIGTIVHVAVNNKYIGYIVIADEVKEDSAQAIKELKAANIKQTVMLTGDNKSIGSKVAKELGLDKVYAELLPADKVEKLEELFSQKSKKGKLAFVGDGINDAPVLARADIGIAMGGLGSDAAIEAADVVIMTDEPSKIATAMKISKKTLKIAHQNIVFAIGIKIIVLILSAFGIATMWAAIFADVGVTIIAVLNAFRALNVKNL, from the coding sequence ATGACAAAACGACTATGGCGAATAATTATTGGTGCAGCCGTGTTAGCTACAGCAGTATTGCTTAATTTAAATAACGAATGGTTACAGATTGCTCTCTTTATAATAAGTTACATTATTGTAGGTGGAGATGTTGTAAAAAGAGCTGTAAAAAATATTTTTAAAGGTCAAGTTTTCGATGAAAATTTTTTAATGAGTATTGCAACAATTGGTGCATTTTTTATTGGTGAGTATCCTGAAGGTGTTGCAGTTATGCTGTTTTATCAAGTTGGAGAACTGTTTCAAAGCTATGCAGTTGGCAAGTCGAGAAAGTCAATTGCAAGCCTTATGGATATTCGACCAGATTATGCAAATGTTAAAAAAGGTGATGAACTTGTCAAAGTTGACCCAGATGAAGTACAAATTGGAGATATTATTGTAATTAAAGCAGGAGAAAAAATTCCTCTTGATGGCAAGGTAATTGAGGGAAGTTCAATGATTGATACATCGGCACTAACAGGCGAATCTGTTCCTCGTGAAGTAGAAGTTGGAAGTGATATCCCAAGTGGGTGCATCAACATTAATGGGGTTATTACAGCAGAGGTTACCAAGGAATTTGGAGAATCTACTGTAAGTAAAATTCTTGATTTAGTTGAAAATGCAAGTAGTAAAAAATCCAATTCAGAACAATTTATTACGAAGTTTGCGAGATATTATACACCGGTTGTGGTTATAATTGCAGTTTTTCTAGCTATTATACCACCTCTTGTTATAGACGGGGCGACTTTTAGTGATTGGATATATAGAGCACTAGCATTCCTTGTGGTATCCTGTCCGTGTGCTTTAGTTATTTCAATTCCTTTGAGTTTCTTCGGTGGAATAGGTGGAGCCTCAAAAAAAGGTGTTTTAGTCAAGGGTAGTAATTATTTAGAGGCATTAGCAGAAACTGAAATTGTTGTTTTTGATAAAACTGGAACACTAACGAAAGGTGTATTTAATGTACAGGAAATTCATCCAGAAGGAGTTTCCAAAGAAGAGCTACTAGAATTAACTGCACATGCGGAAAGCTATTCCAATCATCCGATTTCACTTTCACTGAAACGTGCATATAGCAAAGAAATAAACAATGGACGTATTTCAGATGTAGAAGAGATATCAGGTCATGGTGTTATTGCAACAGTAGATGGCAAAAAGGTTATGGCAGGAAATATCAAACTTATGAAAATGATGGATATCCCTTATTTCAAGAGAGAGCTGATCGGTACTATTGTACATGTTGCTGTTAATAACAAATATATAGGTTACATTGTAATTGCCGATGAGGTAAAGGAAGATTCAGCACAAGCAATCAAGGAACTTAAGGCAGCTAATATTAAACAAACAGTTATGTTGACAGGTGATAATAAAAGTATTGGTTCAAAAGTTGCTAAAGAGCTTGGTCTTGATAAGGTTTATGCAGAACTGTTGCCAGCAGACAAAGTTGAAAAACTAGAAGAATTATTTTCGCAAAAATCTAAAAAAGGTAAACTTGCCTTTGTTGGTGACGGAATCAATGATGCACCTGTATTAGCTCGTGCAGACATTGGAATAGCAATGGGTGGTTTAGGTTCTGATGCGGCCATTGAAGCTGCTGATGTTGTAATTATGACTGATGAGCCATCGAAAATTGCTACTGCAATGAAGATTTCTAAAAAGACACTAAAAATTGCACATCAAAACATAGTATTTGCAATTGGAATAAAAATAATTGTTCTTATTTTGAGTGCTTTTGGAATAGCTACTATGTGGGCAGCTATATTTGCAGATGTAGGTGTAACTATCATTGCAGTATTAAATGCTTTTAGAGCTTTGAATGTAAAGAATCTATAA
- a CDS encoding HIT family protein: MCLICERIEMINNNENQYFVKELETGYVVLGDNQHFKGYTIFLCKQHKTELFELEKNFKLKFLEEMSLVGEAVYKGFNADKINYELLGNGDSHLHWHLFPRVVGDIENYGNKGKGPVWWYPMELMYSDSNRPSDTELMALKEKLLAELNKIFNK; this comes from the coding sequence ATGTGCTTAATATGTGAAAGAATAGAAATGATTAATAATAATGAGAATCAATATTTCGTAAAAGAATTAGAAACCGGTTATGTTGTGTTGGGAGACAATCAACATTTTAAGGGATATACGATTTTTTTATGTAAACAACATAAGACAGAACTTTTTGAATTAGAAAAGAATTTTAAATTGAAATTCTTAGAAGAAATGTCATTAGTAGGAGAGGCTGTATATAAAGGTTTTAATGCAGATAAAATTAACTATGAACTACTTGGTAATGGAGATTCACATCTACACTGGCATTTATTTCCAAGGGTAGTGGGTGATATAGAAAACTATGGTAATAAAGGAAAAGGTCCGGTTTGGTGGTATCCTATGGAATTAATGTATAGTGATTCGAATCGTCCATCAGATACTGAATTAATGGCATTAAAAGAGAAGCTATTAGCTGAACTTAATAAAATATTTAATAAATAA
- a CDS encoding KilA-N domain-containing protein, whose product MSLTDIAKYKSDEPNDVIRNWLRGKDTIEFLGLWEILNNPNFKRVEFDGFKMQAGSNAFTLSPKKWIESTNAIGIVSKSGRYGGTYAHSDIAMEFASWISAEFKLYIIQDYKRLKLDENSKLSLNWNLHREISKINYKIHTDVIKEYLLEDLTDAQLAFKYASEADMLNVSLFNKRAKEWREENPDLKGNMRYYASLEELLVLANMESYNAILIEKGMNQKERMIELRHLARKQLMSLEKINDKGIKKLN is encoded by the coding sequence ATTAGTTTAACTGATATTGCCAAGTATAAAAGTGATGAACCAAATGATGTTATTCGTAATTGGTTGAGAGGTAAAGATACAATTGAGTTTTTAGGACTATGGGAAATTCTTAATAATCCAAATTTTAAACGCGTCGAATTCGACGGGTTTAAAATGCAAGCTGGCAGTAATGCATTTACCTTATCACCTAAAAAGTGGATTGAATCAACCAACGCAATTGGAATTGTATCAAAATCTGGAAGATATGGTGGAACATATGCCCATAGTGATATTGCAATGGAGTTTGCTTCTTGGATATCTGCAGAATTTAAGCTTTATATTATACAAGATTACAAGAGACTAAAATTAGATGAAAATTCAAAGTTGTCTCTTAATTGGAATTTACATAGAGAAATCTCAAAAATAAACTATAAAATCCATACAGATGTTATCAAAGAGTATCTTTTGGAAGACTTGACCGATGCACAGCTTGCATTTAAATATGCAAGTGAGGCAGATATGCTTAATGTATCATTATTCAATAAAAGAGCTAAAGAGTGGCGAGAGGAAAATCCAGATTTAAAAGGAAATATGAGATACTATGCTAGTTTGGAAGAACTATTGGTTTTAGCAAATATGGAAAGTTATAATGCGATTTTGATTGAAAAAGGAATGAATCAAAAAGAGCGTATGATAGAATTGAGGCATTTAGCAAGGAAACAGCTGATGTCTTTAGAGAAAATTAATGATAAAGGAATTAAAAAGTTAAATTGA
- a CDS encoding IS256 family transposase, whose protein sequence is MTQVHFTLNLEEIQNLIDVEVNDNLSKSILTKVFNQLMEKEQDEYLNNEAYQRDPNRMTYRNGYYDRDYTTLIGTLNLRVPRTRDGKFSTEIFERYQRNEKALLLTMLEMYIQGVSTRKVSKVIENLCGKTYSKSFVSSLTKQLDEEVRQWRHHDLSPVQYAYLVVDVIYIKVRENHKVVSKACHIAIGISEEGKRRLLGFDISDGESDYSWSRFFNYLKERGLNGVKMVISDAHMGLVKAIKENFLNVSWQRCQVHFLRNILAKTPKKETKEFKEDIKALFRIQDIKIARIVKNELFKKYEGEKKYQASLAILDEGFEDAFTYLNESVVHSRLKSTNCLERLNEEIRRRERVIRIFPNVESAYRLIGAMLIDQDEEWLTADRIYIQM, encoded by the coding sequence ATGACCCAAGTACATTTTACACTGAATCTAGAAGAAATTCAAAACTTAATTGACGTAGAAGTGAATGACAACCTATCTAAGAGTATTCTTACCAAGGTATTTAATCAACTGATGGAGAAAGAACAGGATGAATACTTAAATAACGAAGCCTATCAACGCGATCCCAATAGAATGACTTATCGTAATGGCTATTACGATCGTGACTACACAACCCTAATCGGAACGTTAAACCTCAGAGTGCCAAGAACAAGAGATGGAAAGTTTTCAACAGAAATCTTTGAACGCTACCAAAGAAATGAAAAAGCACTTCTGTTAACCATGCTTGAAATGTATATCCAAGGTGTCTCTACAAGAAAAGTTTCAAAAGTCATTGAAAATTTATGTGGGAAAACCTATTCAAAATCATTTGTCTCTTCCCTTACGAAACAACTGGATGAAGAGGTTCGACAATGGCGTCATCACGATTTAAGTCCTGTCCAATACGCTTACCTAGTGGTGGATGTTATTTATATAAAAGTAAGAGAAAATCATAAGGTTGTATCGAAAGCATGCCATATCGCTATTGGGATTAGTGAAGAAGGAAAACGAAGACTCCTTGGTTTTGACATCAGTGATGGCGAAAGTGATTATTCATGGTCTCGCTTCTTTAACTACTTAAAAGAAAGAGGCCTAAATGGCGTTAAAATGGTCATATCTGATGCACACATGGGTCTAGTAAAAGCAATTAAGGAAAACTTCCTTAATGTTTCTTGGCAAAGATGTCAGGTTCACTTCTTAAGAAATATCTTAGCCAAAACACCGAAAAAAGAGACCAAAGAATTTAAAGAAGACATCAAGGCACTGTTTCGTATTCAGGATATTAAGATTGCCCGCATTGTTAAAAACGAACTCTTTAAAAAATATGAAGGAGAAAAGAAATATCAAGCCAGCTTAGCGATTCTTGATGAGGGATTTGAAGACGCCTTTACTTATCTTAATGAATCGGTTGTTCATTCTAGACTTAAAAGTACCAATTGTCTGGAACGGTTAAATGAAGAGATTAGAAGACGGGAAAGAGTCATTCGGATCTTTCCTAATGTTGAATCAGCTTATCGCTTAATCGGAGCAATGTTAATCGATCAAGACGAAGAGTGGCTAACAGCAGATAGAATATATATTCAAATGTAA
- a CDS encoding recombinase family protein has product MKRHIEYIPAPPKPLKRVGIYCRVSSSKPEQLKSLSNQISGLTRWAASIKTFKVVDIYVDIHSGKAGSNRPEIKRMIDDCKNKLLDVVLFRDISRLGRDTVETIESFRAIRNSGVRVIFEENNLDTQEDSSEFILSILESLYQADNESRSQNIKMGMQQRAMAGTSGFFNRKCYGYKKDEKGELIPHPEEAKVVRKIFEWYLEGESIIGILKLLEKYSILSPRGKAVWPKRTVDEMLSNEKYRGDSLLKHATPSGDHIMIEDNHQAIISREKFQEVQEEKARRSNLVRNGNEIKRAGKKYSSKK; this is encoded by the coding sequence ATGAAGCGTCACATCGAATATATTCCAGCTCCCCCAAAACCTTTGAAGCGCGTTGGAATTTACTGTCGAGTCTCTTCAAGCAAACCAGAACAATTAAAAAGTTTGTCGAATCAGATTTCAGGACTTACTCGGTGGGCAGCGAGTATTAAAACGTTTAAAGTCGTAGACATATATGTTGATATTCATTCTGGGAAAGCAGGTTCTAATCGCCCAGAGATAAAACGGATGATCGATGATTGCAAAAACAAATTATTAGATGTCGTGCTATTCCGTGATATAAGTCGTTTGGGTAGAGATACGGTAGAAACGATTGAAAGTTTCCGAGCCATTCGAAATTCAGGTGTTAGAGTTATTTTCGAAGAAAATAATTTAGATACGCAAGAGGACTCAAGTGAATTCATATTAAGTATTTTAGAATCACTTTATCAAGCAGATAATGAATCAAGGAGTCAAAATATTAAGATGGGGATGCAACAACGCGCTATGGCTGGAACATCAGGATTTTTTAATCGAAAATGCTATGGTTATAAGAAAGATGAAAAGGGAGAACTTATTCCTCACCCAGAGGAAGCTAAAGTTGTTCGGAAAATTTTTGAATGGTACCTTGAAGGTGAGAGTATCATTGGCATTCTAAAGCTATTAGAAAAATATTCTATTCTGTCTCCAAGAGGAAAAGCAGTGTGGCCAAAAAGAACTGTTGATGAAATGTTAAGTAATGAGAAGTATCGCGGAGATAGTTTATTAAAACATGCTACACCGTCAGGAGACCATATAATGATTGAAGATAATCATCAGGCAATAATTAGTCGTGAAAAATTTCAAGAGGTACAAGAAGAAAAAGCAAGACGTAGTAACTTGGTACGAAATGGTAATGAGATAAAAAGAGCTGGAAAGAAGTATAGTTCGAAGAAATAG
- a CDS encoding HEPN domain-containing protein has product MKEKCRLDKDFEKVGLWTLPNYSFSSGISGKIIYNNNSLKLEIYGDLNDIKESDGIRCFGIEPEKEEVIIGFTQDGYTVIIEDAYQRYRTASYPGMVYTEYIFNKCILMKINYCDSEKSENQLLEMIKNVGIDNIPCSSCKFSIRDMNLWMNSSEIHQKIGCKSKCIYYDLSSYDIDYFYVHDDNLVFSNDVVCKSIGNSLSEEYFWKLTTINSDQHSLSDYKTNIDSFKSLLQLFIDSPTQYSFIDFEIPMEGYYKNNITAHYIYSQFHSETNTKVRLPYNVLSDKLGLILENWFKKKNKLSLIIDNYLNDINNNYFSEAKLLNAIKNLEIYHRNFKDNVNNQIEDEGLESYKKDLIEYINNTIDDPKFRGRFISNIEYYPETSLRKRLSDLFKNLPPELIDVYFKLSNKSPSKSIDSMINRIVQTRHYYTHGDDITNFPKCIIDTIDQIKATNTLNQIVKYYIYEELGILDAEVIKTFIKENPKYYF; this is encoded by the coding sequence ATGAAAGAGAAATGTCGATTAGACAAAGATTTTGAAAAAGTAGGTTTATGGACGTTACCAAACTATAGTTTTTCGAGTGGGATAAGTGGAAAGATTATCTATAATAATAATAGTTTAAAATTAGAAATTTATGGTGATCTTAATGACATAAAAGAATCTGATGGCATAAGATGTTTTGGTATTGAGCCTGAAAAGGAAGAAGTTATTATTGGTTTCACTCAGGATGGTTACACAGTGATTATTGAGGATGCATATCAAAGATATAGAACAGCTAGTTATCCAGGAATGGTGTACACTGAATATATTTTTAATAAGTGTATCTTGATGAAAATAAATTACTGTGATTCTGAGAAATCTGAAAATCAACTACTGGAAATGATAAAAAATGTAGGAATAGATAATATTCCATGTTCTTCTTGTAAATTTAGTATCCGTGATATGAATTTATGGATGAATTCATCAGAAATACATCAAAAAATTGGATGTAAATCGAAGTGCATTTACTACGATCTTTCTAGCTATGATATTGATTATTTTTATGTTCATGATGATAATCTAGTATTTAGTAATGATGTGGTATGCAAATCAATAGGTAATTCACTTTCTGAGGAATATTTTTGGAAATTAACGACAATAAATAGTGATCAACACAGTCTAAGTGATTATAAAACTAATATCGACTCCTTTAAAAGTTTATTACAATTATTTATTGATTCACCTACGCAATATAGTTTTATTGATTTTGAAATACCAATGGAAGGTTATTATAAAAATAATATAACAGCACACTATATATACTCTCAATTCCACTCAGAAACTAATACAAAAGTGAGATTGCCGTATAATGTTCTAAGTGATAAGCTTGGTTTGATTTTGGAAAACTGGTTTAAAAAGAAAAATAAACTCTCTTTGATAATAGATAATTACTTAAATGATATTAATAATAATTATTTTAGCGAAGCTAAGCTGTTGAATGCTATAAAAAATTTAGAAATTTATCATAGAAATTTTAAGGATAATGTAAATAACCAAATTGAAGATGAGGGATTGGAATCATATAAAAAAGACCTTATAGAATATATTAATAACACTATTGATGATCCAAAGTTTCGAGGTAGATTTATCAGTAACATAGAATATTATCCTGAAACGTCATTAAGAAAACGGCTTTCTGATTTGTTCAAAAATTTGCCCCCTGAATTAATAGATGTTTATTTTAAATTATCAAATAAAAGTCCGAGTAAAAGTATCGACTCTATGATTAATAGGATAGTGCAAACTAGACATTACTATACTCATGGCGATGATATTACTAATTTTCCTAAATGTATTATTGACACAATTGATCAAATAAAAGCAACAAACACTCTCAATCAAATTGTGAAATATTATATTTATGAAGAATTAGGCATCTTAGATGCTGAGGTTATTAAAACTTTTATCAAAGAAAACCCGAAATATTATTTTTAA
- a CDS encoding aminoglycoside phosphotransferase family protein — MAQLNYISKEPINKGWSCDKKYRVTTTDGVKYLLRVTPEEKSANRAEMFRMMQQLADLDISMCKPVEFGKCDEGVYTIQTWVEGRDAEEIIPYLAHSDQYDFGLEAGRILKVIHSIPAPENQSDWETRFNAKMDRNIKTYNECSIKFDGAEDIIAYIESNRQLLANRPQTFHHGDYHLGNMMIEKNKIVIIDFDRFDFGDPWEEFNRIVWCAQASPIFASGIINGYFDNEVPLEFWKLLALYISSNMLSSIPWAISFGENEVQTMLNQAKDVLSWYNNMHNPIPTWYIK; from the coding sequence ATGGCACAACTAAATTACATATCTAAAGAACCGATTAATAAAGGCTGGTCGTGCGATAAAAAATACCGAGTTACAACAACTGATGGTGTTAAGTACCTTCTGAGGGTTACTCCCGAAGAGAAAAGTGCTAATCGTGCAGAGATGTTTCGTATGATGCAACAGTTAGCTGATCTCGATATTTCTATGTGTAAACCAGTTGAGTTTGGGAAGTGTGATGAGGGAGTTTACACCATTCAGACTTGGGTTGAAGGCAGAGATGCCGAAGAAATCATTCCTTATCTTGCCCATTCAGATCAATATGATTTTGGTCTTGAAGCAGGGAGAATACTTAAAGTAATCCATTCTATTCCGGCTCCGGAGAATCAATCTGATTGGGAAACTCGATTCAATGCAAAAATGGATCGTAATATCAAGACGTATAATGAGTGCTCTATTAAATTTGACGGAGCAGAAGACATTATTGCTTATATAGAATCTAACCGTCAGTTGCTTGCAAACAGGCCACAAACCTTTCATCACGGAGACTATCATCTTGGTAATATGATGATTGAAAAGAATAAGATAGTTATTATTGATTTCGACCGTTTCGATTTTGGTGATCCTTGGGAAGAGTTTAATCGTATTGTATGGTGTGCTCAAGCTTCCCCGATATTTGCTTCAGGCATAATAAATGGTTATTTTGATAATGAAGTACCGCTTGAGTTTTGGAAGTTGCTTGCACTGTATATTAGCAGTAATATGCTTTCTTCTATACCGTGGGCTATTTCATTTGGAGAAAATGAAGTACAAACCATGCTTAATCAAGCAAAGGATGTGTTGAGTTGGTATAACAATATGCATAATCCTATTCCGACCTGGTATATCAAATGA
- a CDS encoding IS30 family transposase, with protein MSYKHLTIEDRSKIEVLYQQSYSANQIAEAIGRHRSTIYREFKRVKSDSYDAQLAQDNATNHKSLKGRRPKHSPELILDIQAKLELTWSPEQIVGRYYQNKLSFKTIYNWIYQGVIEVSINCLRQKGKRRKPQETRGKFNIGTLIKERPNTVKNRQEFGHWELDTVVSSRGKSKGCLATFAERKSRFYIALKMPNRSKESMLSRVNQLIQSLPKEALKSFTSDRGKEFACYSDIEQQDIDFYFADAYCAWQRGTNENSNGLLREFFPKGTDLTKITDHELFNALWLINNRPRKCLGFKTPFEVLMHELGQLE; from the coding sequence ATGAGCTACAAACATCTTACCATAGAAGACCGTTCAAAAATAGAAGTACTTTATCAACAAAGCTATTCAGCTAATCAAATTGCCGAAGCTATTGGACGTCACCGCTCGACGATTTATCGAGAGTTCAAGCGTGTTAAATCAGACAGTTATGATGCACAATTGGCTCAAGATAATGCCACTAATCATAAATCTCTCAAAGGTCGGCGCCCGAAACATTCGCCTGAGCTCATCTTAGATATTCAAGCAAAACTTGAATTGACTTGGTCTCCCGAACAAATCGTAGGGCGCTACTATCAAAATAAATTGTCATTTAAAACAATCTATAACTGGATTTATCAAGGCGTCATTGAAGTCTCGATAAACTGTCTAAGGCAAAAAGGCAAACGACGTAAACCTCAAGAAACCAGAGGTAAATTCAATATTGGAACTTTGATTAAAGAACGTCCGAACACTGTTAAAAATCGTCAGGAATTTGGTCATTGGGAACTTGATACGGTCGTATCTTCCAGAGGTAAAAGTAAAGGATGTCTCGCTACTTTTGCTGAACGAAAGAGTCGCTTCTATATCGCTCTAAAGATGCCAAATAGATCGAAGGAATCCATGCTATCGAGAGTGAATCAGTTGATCCAATCTTTACCGAAAGAAGCTCTAAAAAGTTTTACCTCTGACCGAGGGAAAGAGTTCGCTTGTTATTCTGATATTGAACAACAAGACATCGATTTTTACTTTGCGGATGCTTATTGTGCCTGGCAAAGAGGGACCAACGAAAATTCCAATGGGCTACTAAGGGAATTCTTTCCAAAGGGCACAGATTTAACTAAAATAACTGATCATGAACTTTTCAATGCGCTGTGGTTGATCAATAATCGACCTAGAAAGTGTTTGGGTTTTAAAACACCATTTGAAGTACTCATGCACGAACTTGGTCAGTTAGAATGA
- a CDS encoding nitroreductase family protein, with protein sequence MSKFYELQQQRRSIYALGENVSASKEELVELIQSVIKESPSSFNVQSSRAVILFGEESDAFWQEIAHDALKEVTPEDQFESTKEKLDSFSAGIGTVLFFEDQDDVKGLQEQFPLYADNFPVWSEHSHGIAAYSVWTALAEQGIGASLQHYNPLVDEALAKKYDLPDSWKLRAQMPFGSIEGEPGEKEYMDDDKRFKVFGNK encoded by the coding sequence ATGAGTAAATTTTACGAATTACAACAACAACGACGCTCTATTTATGCATTAGGTGAGAACGTGAGTGCTTCAAAAGAAGAATTGGTGGAGTTAATCCAATCAGTCATTAAAGAATCACCATCAAGCTTTAATGTTCAATCTTCTCGTGCCGTTATCTTATTCGGCGAAGAATCAGATGCATTCTGGCAAGAAATCGCACATGATGCATTGAAAGAGGTCACTCCAGAAGACCAATTCGAGAGTACAAAAGAAAAACTAGACAGTTTTTCTGCAGGAATTGGAACGGTTCTATTCTTCGAAGACCAAGATGATGTAAAAGGATTACAAGAACAATTCCCACTTTATGCGGATAACTTCCCTGTTTGGTCAGAGCATTCTCACGGAATTGCAGCATACTCAGTTTGGACAGCATTAGCTGAACAAGGTATTGGTGCATCACTACAACACTACAACCCACTTGTAGATGAAGCACTTGCTAAAAAATATGACTTACCAGATAGCTGGAAATTACGTGCACAAATGCCTTTCGGATCAATTGAAGGTGAACCAGGCGAAAAAGAATACATGGATGATGACAAACGCTTTAAAGTATTTGGCAACAAATAA
- a CDS encoding class I SAM-dependent methyltransferase, with amino-acid sequence MLQSPLAFNHHLLATHLKPGDCVIDATIGNGHDSLFLKQHIGREGHLYGFDIQEQAITQTTNRLKKADCLSNVSLIQAGHEQMQAHISANETISAIVFNLGYLPSADKSIITTPDTTIAALEQSLQLIKPGGIVTVMIYYGHDGGQAEKEAVLSFFHALDQQAFNVICYRPLNQVNQPPFLIAAEKL; translated from the coding sequence ATGTTACAGTCACCACTTGCCTTCAATCATCATTTACTGGCCACTCATTTAAAACCGGGAGATTGTGTTATCGATGCAACAATCGGTAATGGACACGATAGTTTGTTTTTAAAACAACACATTGGACGAGAGGGTCATTTATACGGCTTTGATATTCAAGAGCAAGCCATCACACAAACCACAAACCGACTAAAGAAAGCTGATTGTCTTAGCAATGTCAGCCTAATTCAAGCTGGCCACGAGCAGATGCAAGCTCACATCTCCGCTAATGAAACGATCTCAGCAATTGTCTTTAATCTCGGTTACTTGCCGAGTGCTGATAAATCTATTATAACAACACCAGATACAACTATCGCTGCTCTTGAGCAAAGTTTACAATTAATTAAACCTGGAGGCATCGTAACGGTCATGATTTATTACGGGCATGACGGCGGCCAAGCAGAAAAAGAAGCTGTCTTATCATTCTTTCACGCACTAGACCAACAAGCGTTTAACGTAATCTGCTATCGCCCGCTCAACCAAGTGAACCAACCGCCATTCTTAATTGCAGCAGAAAAATTATAA